A portion of the Achromobacter sp. MFA1 R4 genome contains these proteins:
- a CDS encoding SMP-30/gluconolactonase/LRE family protein: MFFLQAPQVAQLDVWSPMPERFRRAARSDWADANRGGAFADSFLEGPVFDRRGNLYVTDIPWGRVFRISPDREWSLVAEYDGEPNGMKFLDDGRLLITDYKNGLMALDVASGKVTPYLARRNSERFKGVNDLIFDAQGNLYFTDQGQSGLHDPTGRLYRLRPDGQLDCLLDNVPSPNGVALSPDGKVLYLAVTRGNCVWRVPLMADGSVSKVSQFFTSYGPSGPDGLAVDSEGNLLVCNPGLGYVWLLNHRGEPLTVWRSPGGLSVTNLAFGGDDGRTLFCTESTTGTILSARGSHPGMALFRPERRASGA, translated from the coding sequence ATGTTTTTTCTGCAAGCGCCCCAGGTGGCGCAACTGGACGTCTGGTCGCCCATGCCCGAGCGCTTTCGCCGCGCCGCGCGCAGCGACTGGGCCGATGCCAATCGCGGCGGCGCCTTCGCGGATTCGTTCCTAGAAGGCCCGGTGTTCGACCGCCGCGGCAATCTCTACGTCACCGACATTCCATGGGGCCGCGTCTTTCGCATCAGCCCCGACCGCGAATGGTCGCTGGTGGCGGAATACGATGGCGAGCCCAATGGGATGAAGTTCCTCGATGACGGGCGGCTCCTGATCACCGATTACAAGAACGGGCTGATGGCGCTGGACGTCGCGAGCGGCAAGGTCACGCCTTACCTCGCCCGGCGCAACAGCGAGCGTTTCAAGGGCGTGAACGACCTGATCTTCGACGCGCAAGGCAATCTGTACTTCACCGACCAGGGCCAGAGCGGGCTGCACGATCCCACCGGACGGCTTTACCGGCTGCGGCCCGATGGCCAACTGGATTGCCTGCTGGATAACGTGCCCAGTCCCAACGGCGTGGCGCTGTCGCCCGATGGCAAGGTGCTGTACCTGGCGGTGACGCGCGGCAATTGCGTGTGGCGCGTGCCGCTGATGGCCGACGGCAGCGTCAGCAAGGTGAGCCAGTTCTTCACGTCTTATGGCCCGAGCGGTCCTGACGGGCTGGCGGTGGACAGCGAAGGCAATCTGCTGGTGTGCAACCCGGGGCTGGGCTATGTGTGGCTGCTCAATCACCGGGGCGAGCCGCTGACGGTATGGCGCAGCCCCGGGGGCTTGTCCGTCACCAATCTCGCGTTCGGCGGGGACGACGGCCGCACCCTGTTCTGCACCGAATCGACCACGGGCACGATCCTGTCCGCGCGTGGGTCGCACCCTGGGATGGCCCTGTTCCGGCCCGAACGGCGCGCCAGCGGCGCGTAG
- a CDS encoding tripartite tricarboxylate transporter substrate binding protein: MTRQVHALFRLRGAAMTLAAALPLLSAGIAHAAQDWPSRPVRIVVPYGPGGAVDVATRKMAQMLSTQTGQSFIVENKPGATGTIGVSQVARAAPDGYTLVANDTTYSLLPHIFKQLPFDPAKDLQPVSAFVFAPMALAVSNDSPYRTLDDLIAQARAKPGMITYGSGGPGTTPHFAAEGLALATNVKFMHVPFKGAAEATQAVLGKVIEFQFASTTGVMGAVQGDKLRLLAVSGDKRLAVLPDVPTFAQAGVKDFGVVNWTGLWAPKDTPPQVMERLQREVAKAMASEEMKTFATKMGAEPRAADAAEFTRILADSGVMWGNVARNIGYDAK, translated from the coding sequence ATGACCCGACAAGTACACGCCCTGTTCCGCCTGCGCGGCGCCGCCATGACGCTTGCAGCCGCCTTGCCCCTGCTGAGCGCCGGCATCGCCCACGCCGCGCAAGACTGGCCCAGCCGTCCCGTCCGCATCGTGGTGCCCTACGGTCCCGGCGGCGCGGTCGACGTGGCCACGCGCAAGATGGCGCAGATGCTGTCGACACAGACCGGCCAGAGCTTCATCGTCGAAAACAAGCCCGGCGCCACGGGCACGATCGGCGTAAGCCAGGTGGCCCGCGCGGCGCCCGACGGCTACACGCTGGTGGCCAACGACACGACCTATTCGCTGCTGCCGCACATCTTCAAGCAATTGCCCTTCGACCCGGCCAAGGACCTGCAGCCCGTCTCGGCCTTTGTGTTTGCGCCGATGGCGCTGGCCGTGTCGAACGACAGCCCCTACCGCACGCTCGACGACCTGATCGCGCAGGCCCGCGCCAAGCCCGGGATGATCACCTATGGCTCCGGCGGGCCGGGCACCACGCCCCACTTCGCCGCGGAAGGCCTGGCGCTGGCGACGAACGTGAAGTTCATGCACGTGCCGTTCAAGGGCGCGGCGGAAGCCACGCAGGCCGTGCTGGGCAAGGTGATCGAGTTCCAGTTCGCGTCCACCACCGGGGTGATGGGCGCGGTGCAGGGCGACAAGTTGCGCCTGCTGGCGGTCAGCGGCGACAAGCGCCTGGCCGTGCTGCCCGACGTGCCGACCTTTGCCCAGGCTGGCGTGAAGGACTTTGGCGTGGTCAACTGGACCGGCCTGTGGGCGCCCAAGGACACGCCGCCGCAAGTCATGGAACGCCTGCAGCGCGAGGTCGCCAAGGCCATGGCCTCTGAAGAAATGAAGACCTTCGCCACCAAGATGGGCGCCGAGCCGCGCGCGGCCGATGCCGCCGAGTTCACCCGCATCCTCGCCGACAGCGGCGTGATGTGGGGCAACGTGGCCCGCAACATCGGCTACGACGCCAAGTAA
- a CDS encoding tripartite tricarboxylate transporter substrate binding protein: MKPLRLLPLTLALCAGAAAAQYPDHPVRVVVGFSPGGPTDVVARAFASYASQALGQTFVVENRPGANTILAAEAVAKAAPDGYTLLIGATNHTMIPALYADRVKFDALKSFTPICAVAVSPTVLVTGPALKVNTLDDFLARARAEPGRLTYATPGTGSSGHFATAQFLQQTGIRMNHIPYKGAAQAISDLMGGQVDSSLATLGSVLPQVQSGKLTALAVAAPKRLAQLPQVPTFDEAGVPGYAADAWYGVLAPAGLPPDVRARLQETARGFARADATAKSLDALGMQPRELCGDAFGAQLSHDIDTNRKLAQELGLKAE; encoded by the coding sequence GTGAAACCCCTACGCCTCTTGCCCCTCACCCTGGCGCTCTGCGCCGGCGCTGCGGCGGCCCAATATCCCGATCATCCCGTGCGCGTGGTCGTCGGCTTCTCGCCGGGCGGCCCGACCGACGTCGTCGCCCGCGCCTTCGCCTCGTACGCCTCGCAGGCGCTGGGGCAGACCTTCGTGGTGGAAAACCGCCCCGGCGCCAACACCATCCTGGCGGCGGAAGCCGTGGCCAAGGCCGCCCCCGATGGCTACACGCTGTTGATCGGCGCCACCAACCACACCATGATTCCGGCGCTCTACGCCGACCGGGTCAAGTTCGACGCGCTCAAATCCTTTACCCCGATATGCGCCGTGGCGGTCAGCCCCACGGTGCTGGTCACCGGCCCGGCCCTGAAGGTCAATACCCTGGACGACTTCCTGGCGCGGGCCCGCGCCGAACCGGGGCGCCTGACCTACGCCACCCCCGGCACCGGCAGTTCCGGCCATTTCGCCACGGCGCAGTTCCTGCAGCAGACCGGCATCCGCATGAACCACATCCCCTATAAGGGCGCGGCGCAGGCGATTTCGGACCTGATGGGCGGCCAGGTCGACAGCTCGCTGGCCACGCTGGGCTCGGTGCTGCCGCAGGTCCAGTCCGGCAAGCTGACCGCCCTGGCGGTCGCCGCGCCCAAGCGCCTGGCGCAATTGCCGCAAGTGCCGACCTTCGACGAGGCCGGCGTCCCCGGCTACGCGGCCGATGCCTGGTACGGCGTGCTGGCGCCCGCCGGACTGCCGCCGGACGTGCGCGCCCGGCTGCAAGAGACGGCCCGCGGCTTTGCCCGGGCCGACGCCACCGCCAAGAGCCTGGACGCGCTGGGCATGCAGCCGCGCGAGCTTTGCGGCGACGCGTTCGGTGCACAGCTATCCCATGACATCGACACCAACCGCAAATTGGCCCAGGAACTGGGCCTGAAAGCGGAATAA
- a CDS encoding cyclase family protein, with protein MAQRWKCAPAGSHWGEFGPDDQLGRMNLVTPAKVLQGIAEVREGLTFCLSLPLDVPGGTALNPKRLPPQRYATLRDGKSAGAQGFCWSYATEDPLLTDVVCDDVLLMNTQYSTQWDSLAHMGSRFDADDDGVAEAVFYNGYRAGVDIVAASEDARAPADWARFPGPAAKALGIERLAEHGVQGRAVLVDLEAHVGRTRTAVGYDAWMRMLDADGVTIEPGDMVCLHTGFGDTLMTMNRQPDVARLHATGSGLDGHDERLLQWIVDARVACLIADNPAVELVQPVSLRGAATPLRRPRLPLHEHCLFKNGIHLGELWWLTPLARWLRAHRRHRFLLTAPPLRLPGAAGSPATPIATV; from the coding sequence ATGGCGCAACGCTGGAAATGCGCGCCCGCGGGCAGCCACTGGGGCGAATTCGGGCCCGACGACCAACTCGGGCGGATGAACCTTGTCACCCCCGCCAAGGTGCTGCAGGGCATCGCCGAGGTCCGCGAAGGGCTGACGTTCTGCCTGTCGCTGCCGCTGGACGTGCCGGGCGGCACGGCGCTCAACCCGAAACGCCTGCCGCCGCAGCGCTATGCCACGCTGCGCGACGGCAAGAGCGCCGGCGCCCAGGGCTTTTGCTGGTCATATGCGACCGAAGATCCCCTGCTCACAGACGTGGTGTGCGACGACGTGCTGCTCATGAACACGCAGTACTCCACCCAGTGGGACAGCCTCGCACACATGGGCAGCCGCTTTGACGCCGACGATGACGGCGTGGCCGAAGCGGTGTTCTACAACGGGTATCGCGCCGGCGTCGACATCGTGGCGGCATCGGAAGACGCCCGGGCGCCTGCCGATTGGGCGCGCTTTCCCGGGCCGGCCGCCAAGGCGCTGGGCATCGAACGACTGGCCGAGCACGGCGTGCAGGGACGCGCGGTGCTCGTCGACCTGGAAGCCCACGTCGGCCGCACGCGCACGGCCGTCGGCTACGACGCCTGGATGCGGATGCTGGATGCCGACGGGGTGACGATCGAGCCGGGCGACATGGTGTGCCTGCATACCGGATTTGGCGACACGCTGATGACGATGAACCGCCAGCCGGATGTGGCGCGGCTGCATGCCACCGGCAGCGGACTCGACGGCCACGACGAGCGGCTGCTGCAATGGATCGTCGATGCGCGCGTGGCTTGCCTCATCGCCGACAACCCCGCCGTTGAACTGGTCCAGCCGGTCAGCCTGCGCGGCGCCGCCACGCCGCTGCGCCGCCCGCGACTGCCGCTGCATGAGCACTGCCTGTTCAAGAACGGCATTCACCTGGGCGAACTCTGGTGGCTGACGCCCCTGGCGCGCTGGCTGCGCGCGCACCGGCGCCACCGGTTCCTGCTGACCGCGCCGCCGCTGCGCCTGCCCGGCGCCGCCGGTTCGCCCGCCACGCCCATCGCCACCGTCTGA
- a CDS encoding NAD(P)-dependent oxidoreductase, which translates to MNAAKPAILVTAADLAPEALALLQDFRMVFAGKTPTEDDIVALCREHDPVAIIVRYSKVGAPAMDAAPALRVISKHGSGTDTIDKAAAAQRGIQVVAAVGANAAAVAEQALALLLACAKSVVGLDERMRAGHWDKSTHKSLELGGKTIGLIGLGAIGRRMAAMAHGLDMRVIGYDPYARDLPEYLRSVPLDAIWRESDVVSLHCPLTEENRGMVNAATLAQCKPGVILVNTARGGLVDEDALLAAVRTGQVRAAGLDSFAVEPMPAGHPFQQEPRIILSPHIGGVTSAAYVNMGVAAARNVLDALARAGSPA; encoded by the coding sequence GTGAATGCCGCCAAGCCAGCGATCCTGGTGACTGCCGCCGACCTGGCGCCGGAGGCGCTTGCGCTGCTGCAAGACTTTCGCATGGTGTTTGCCGGCAAGACGCCCACCGAGGACGACATCGTCGCGCTGTGCCGCGAACACGATCCCGTCGCCATCATCGTGCGCTACAGCAAGGTCGGCGCCCCCGCGATGGATGCCGCCCCCGCGCTGCGCGTGATCTCCAAGCACGGCAGCGGCACCGACACGATCGACAAGGCCGCCGCCGCCCAGCGCGGGATCCAGGTGGTCGCCGCAGTGGGCGCGAACGCCGCCGCCGTGGCCGAACAGGCTCTGGCCCTGCTGCTGGCCTGCGCCAAATCCGTCGTCGGGCTGGACGAACGCATGCGGGCCGGCCACTGGGACAAATCCACCCACAAAAGCCTGGAACTGGGCGGCAAGACGATCGGCCTGATCGGCCTGGGCGCCATCGGACGGCGCATGGCGGCCATGGCGCACGGGCTGGACATGCGCGTCATCGGCTACGACCCCTACGCCCGCGACTTGCCGGAGTACCTGCGCAGCGTGCCGCTGGATGCGATCTGGCGCGAGTCCGATGTGGTGTCGCTGCACTGCCCGCTCACCGAAGAGAACCGCGGCATGGTCAACGCCGCGACGCTGGCGCAATGCAAGCCCGGCGTGATCCTGGTGAACACCGCGCGCGGCGGTCTGGTGGACGAGGATGCACTGCTGGCGGCCGTGCGCACGGGCCAGGTTCGCGCCGCGGGCCTGGACAGTTTCGCCGTGGAACCCATGCCGGCCGGCCATCCGTTCCAGCAGGAACCGCGCATCATCCTGAGCCCGCACATCGGCGGCGTGACCAGCGCCGCCTACGTCAACATGGGCGTGGCCGCCGCGCGCAACGTGCTGGACGCCCTGGCGCGCGCCGGCTCGCCCGCCTGA
- a CDS encoding methyltransferase, producing the protein MANQDIIKDFPRVSADVVRRAAALQPAILADVAGRRGALSGRIRPLHPAMTVAGSALTVEVRPGDNLMIHAAIALAKPGDVLVIDGKGDLSSALMGTIMMTACRKLGIAGVVMDGAARDTVEIIEMDYPVFAAGTNPNGPTKNVPGRIGHPVSVGGVTVHSGDFIIGDADGVVVVEREKIEGLLPAAEKKVRDEAARIAAIQAGDTQAKWLDAALRAAGVLKEGESL; encoded by the coding sequence ATGGCCAATCAGGACATCATCAAGGACTTTCCCCGCGTCAGCGCCGACGTCGTGCGACGCGCCGCCGCGCTCCAACCCGCCATCCTGGCCGACGTGGCCGGCCGGCGCGGGGCGTTGAGCGGGCGTATCCGTCCGCTCCATCCCGCCATGACGGTGGCCGGTTCCGCGCTGACGGTCGAGGTGCGCCCGGGCGACAACCTCATGATCCATGCCGCGATTGCGCTGGCCAAGCCCGGCGACGTGCTGGTGATCGACGGCAAGGGCGACCTGAGCTCGGCGCTGATGGGCACCATCATGATGACCGCCTGCCGCAAGCTGGGCATTGCGGGCGTCGTGATGGACGGGGCCGCGCGCGACACGGTCGAGATCATCGAGATGGACTACCCGGTGTTCGCGGCCGGCACCAACCCCAACGGCCCGACCAAGAACGTGCCGGGCCGTATCGGCCATCCGGTGTCGGTGGGCGGCGTGACCGTCCATTCCGGCGACTTCATCATCGGCGACGCCGACGGCGTGGTGGTGGTCGAACGCGAAAAGATCGAAGGCCTGCTGCCCGCCGCGGAAAAGAAGGTGCGCGACGAAGCGGCGCGCATTGCCGCCATCCAGGCGGGCGACACGCAGGCCAAGTGGCTCGATGCCGCCCTGCGCGCGGCCGGCGTCCTGAAGGAAGGAGAATCGCTGTGA
- a CDS encoding tripartite tricarboxylate transporter substrate binding protein yields the protein MRSPCTLTRRGFLTATAALTAGAAFGVRAAPPWPAGKTITWVVPYPAGGSTDVLGRAIAQQLDTLLATRVIVDNRPGATGTIGAARVARAEPDGLTLLGTSIGPQAIAPHIMGNLTYDPVADFAPVILVGTIPHLLVVGTAQPFKTVADLVAAGKKAPESLAYASGGTGTILHIQGELLQQKTGARFLHVPYKGDTPALQDTLAGQVQFAFIPAAAALPHVQTGALRALAATSAQRLPALPDVPTMKEAAFDDFVVEQWQAVFAPVATPAPVIDRLNASIGQALQTPALQELSRQLGITLAGGTPQALDQTRKADFDKWGKVIREAGIKPA from the coding sequence ATGCGATCCCCCTGCACCCTGACCCGCCGCGGCTTTCTGACCGCCACCGCCGCGCTGACCGCTGGCGCCGCCTTTGGCGTGCGCGCCGCGCCGCCATGGCCCGCCGGCAAGACCATCACCTGGGTGGTGCCCTACCCGGCCGGCGGCAGCACCGACGTGCTGGGCCGCGCCATCGCGCAACAGCTCGACACGCTGCTGGCCACGCGCGTGATCGTGGACAACCGTCCCGGCGCCACCGGCACCATCGGCGCGGCCCGCGTGGCGCGCGCGGAGCCCGACGGCCTGACCTTGCTGGGCACCTCCATCGGCCCCCAGGCGATCGCCCCGCACATCATGGGCAACCTGACTTACGACCCGGTGGCCGACTTTGCGCCGGTAATTCTGGTCGGCACCATTCCCCATCTGCTGGTGGTGGGCACGGCGCAGCCCTTCAAGACCGTGGCCGACCTCGTCGCGGCGGGCAAGAAGGCGCCAGAGAGCCTGGCCTATGCCTCCGGCGGCACCGGCACCATCCTGCACATTCAGGGCGAACTGCTGCAGCAGAAGACGGGCGCGCGCTTTCTTCACGTGCCCTACAAAGGCGACACCCCCGCGCTGCAGGACACGCTGGCCGGCCAGGTGCAGTTCGCGTTCATTCCCGCCGCCGCCGCCCTGCCGCACGTGCAGACCGGCGCGCTGCGCGCCCTTGCCGCCACCTCGGCGCAACGGCTGCCCGCGCTGCCTGACGTGCCGACCATGAAAGAAGCCGCCTTCGACGATTTCGTGGTGGAGCAATGGCAGGCCGTGTTCGCGCCGGTCGCCACGCCCGCCCCCGTGATCGACCGCCTCAACGCCAGCATCGGCCAGGCGCTGCAGACACCCGCGCTGCAGGAACTGTCCCGGCAGCTCGGCATCACGCTGGCCGGCGGCACGCCGCAGGCCCTCGACCAGACCCGCAAGGCGGACTTCGACAAATGGGGCAAGGTCATCCGCGAGGCGGGCATCAAGCCCGCATGA
- a CDS encoding amidohydrolase family protein, protein MQARHPYSSGGSRAATPAPAGACDCHIHAYDARYPAVAGARLTPPDATMAQYREIQARLGTQRAVLVTPSTYGADNRPMLDALALLGEQARGVAVIDGDEREAQLQAMHDEGVRGIRLNLSLGVTSSADQILPLAKRIAPLGWHLQLLMAPGRLAELAPVLSDLPVPVVFDHMARLAPHEAGVHPAHAVVLRLLERGRAWIKLSGGYLVSTRHSIEDPALDALARSYLDANPERVVWGSDWPHASASAGMQPMPDDARQFDRLADWTGSARLRQVLVHNPAALYGFAA, encoded by the coding sequence ATGCAAGCCCGCCATCCCTATTCCAGCGGCGGATCGCGCGCAGCCACCCCGGCGCCCGCCGGCGCCTGCGACTGCCACATCCACGCCTATGACGCGCGCTATCCGGCCGTGGCCGGCGCCAGGCTGACGCCGCCGGACGCCACGATGGCGCAGTACCGCGAGATCCAGGCGCGGCTGGGAACGCAGCGGGCCGTGCTGGTCACGCCCTCCACCTATGGCGCGGACAACCGTCCCATGCTGGACGCGCTTGCGCTGCTGGGCGAGCAGGCGCGCGGCGTGGCGGTGATCGATGGCGACGAGCGCGAGGCGCAGCTCCAGGCCATGCACGACGAGGGCGTGCGTGGCATCCGCCTCAATCTTTCGTTGGGCGTGACCAGTTCCGCCGACCAGATCCTGCCGCTGGCCAAGCGGATCGCGCCGCTGGGCTGGCATCTGCAACTGCTGATGGCGCCCGGCCGGCTGGCGGAGTTGGCGCCGGTGCTGTCGGACCTGCCCGTGCCCGTCGTGTTCGACCACATGGCGCGCCTGGCCCCGCACGAGGCCGGCGTCCACCCGGCCCACGCCGTGGTGCTGCGGCTGCTCGAGCGCGGCCGCGCCTGGATCAAGCTGTCCGGCGGCTACCTCGTCAGCACCCGCCACTCCATCGAGGACCCGGCGCTGGATGCGCTGGCCCGCAGCTATCTCGACGCCAATCCCGAGCGCGTCGTGTGGGGCAGCGACTGGCCGCACGCCTCCGCCTCGGCAGGCATGCAGCCCATGCCCGACGACGCGCGCCAGTTCGACCGGCTGGCGGACTGGACCGGCAGCGCCCGCCTGCGCCAGGTCCTCGTCCACAACCCGGCGGCCTTGTACGGCTTTGCGGCATGA